Within the Flavobacterium sp. N502536 genome, the region TGGAATGGCTTTTCAACAGCCTTAAAAGACTACAGCTATCCTCCGCAAAACTTTGCTTATAGCGATGTAGAGAATAATATTGGGATTGTATGTGCGGGCGAATTACCAGCTAGAAGTAATGACTATATAGGTCAGGTATTAGATGGTACGAAAAAATACATTCCGGCGAAGCCATTGGATGCATTTTGGTCGACTTTTAATCCGGATAAAGGATTTTTGTTTTCAGCAAATCAACAGCCAATCCAGAACGATGTTTACTTTGGAGCACATGGTTCAAAAGACGATTACAGAGCAAAACGCATCTATTCTGTATTGGAAAAAAAGAAAGACTGGTCAGTTCCGGAAATTCAGAAAATGCAAAGTGATGTCGTTGACATTTCCTTAAACGATTTTAAAACATTAATCAATAACTATCCGGTAAAACAGAAATACAGCGGTATTGTAAAAGAATTAAAAAACTGGGATGGAAAAATGAGCGGTGATGGAAATCAGGGACTGGTTTTTGAAATGTTGCGAAAAGTTTCTCTAAAAGAGGCAAAGCAATTTGCAAAGACCAGACTACAGGTAAAACAAGAACCTTCCTTACAGAACTTTTTAAAATATTTAAATGATAAAAAGTATACCCTTCCGGGTGGTGATAACAAGCAAAAAATAGTGGACGTTATTTTTGAAAAAACACTGGACACCTTAACACAAAGTTATGGAGAACAATGGAAAAAAGTGGCTTATAAAAAGATGTCTAAATTTAATATCAGCAACATGCTCTTCATTCCCGGACTAGGAGAAAAAGTAGATAATATTGGAGGTAACGTGAATACCATTAACATCAATACAGAAAAGTTTCACCCGGTTTTCCGTGCGGTATATGAAGTGAAAGACGGAAACATACAGGCACATACAATTCTGGCAGGAGGTCAGGGTGGATCGATAAACTCAATACATTATAAAGATCAAATTGAATCCTGGAGTAAAGGCCAGTACAAAAAGAGTCAGTTTGTTTCAAACCCTGCTAAACTGGAAAGAATTATAAACACTATAAAATTTAACTAATGAAAAATATACTAAATTACTTGCCCTATATAGTTGTAATACTAGCACAATTTTTAATAAATAACTATATCATTATCATAATCTTTACAATTTTAACAGGCTTTGTTGCTGCTTTTAAAATTGAACACAAAAAAGTTTTTTTAAAGAGCTTTATAATCGGACTGGTAGTATTTACTATCGTATTTCTTATCTACGAATCGCGTGTAGAATATGTAAAAGGCCTTCTTGTAAATCTCGGGTTATCCAGTCTTTTTATATACGTATTTTTCCCGTTGTTTAATGCTTTAAACACTGCAATTCTGTTCCTTTTTGGTTATAAAATTGGTACTCTGGTTTTAGAAAGAAAACTGGCAAGAGCCAGTCAGGCATAGGTTTTCAAAGAAACTTGCTCAATCTGGACAGCCCGGACAATGGTTTGAAGAGAACCACAACTCCAGACCGTTTTTATTTATGATTACCATCCTATAGATACTGGTCGTTTCTTTCTAAAAGCAACGACCAGATACAGGAGGGTGAGTCTTCAGACCTTGCAGATTTTCTGTTTGTACAAAGCCATCCTCTTATTCTTTAAAAAATACTATTGATAACGTAAAACGCTAAAAAGATGAAAGATAATAAGCCGAAATGCAATTGCGCTAAAAATGGCGTAGTGTGCGCGCTTAAACTAAGTTTAAACAAACAAGGAGCGTCTGTAGCTGACACTGCTGCGAAAAACAAGATCGCTTGTCCTTTAAAAGCAGCCCTGTTTAGTAATGTTTCCTAAACTGTAATAGAAACCTTTTAAAAAAGGTCATTCAAGGTAAATAAATCAGCCACAACTAGCCTTTTATAGTTTTAGGAAGCTGGATTTAGATCAGATCCGTAGATATTCTGTGAGAATATGAAACAGTTAAAAAAATAACGTCATCGTTACAATACGTAACCAGGAGATGGCAAGGAATACTGAGAACATTATTCAATCATACATACCGTATCATTGAAATCAAAAAATATAAAATATTGGTAAAGTCTAATGCAAAATATATAGTGAAAAAACTCATTGTACATTTTTTATACATCTTAATAGTATTATGCAAAATTCGACACATTACTTAGCCTTTAGTGATTTTGAATCTATTCCGAAAATAGATTTGAAAGAAGATGAATACTATTTATTTCAGTATTCAAGTGATTGTAATTTCGATCAGGGTATTCTGGAATATTACCTGCAATTTTTGCCGCAAAAATTTAGGCAGGAAGTACTTAAATACAGAAGATGGGATGACAGATTCAATTGCTTGTTTGGAAAACTAATGGTGTGTATGGGATCTCATATACTGGGAAACCCTTCGTTTGAATTTGAGAAAATCGTGAAAGACCATTATGGGAAACCATACCTGTTAGGGAGCAACTTCAATTTTAATATTTCCCATAGCGGGAATACGGTTGTATGTGTTTTCAGCAAGCAGGAAATAGGCGTTGACATCGAAGAAATCCATGAGATAGATTACTCCTTGTTTGAAAATGTTTTTTCCTCCGGGGAATTTGCAGAAATCAATCGTGACGGACT harbors:
- a CDS encoding 4'-phosphopantetheinyl transferase family protein: MQNSTHYLAFSDFESIPKIDLKEDEYYLFQYSSDCNFDQGILEYYLQFLPQKFRQEVLKYRRWDDRFNCLFGKLMVCMGSHILGNPSFEFEKIVKDHYGKPYLLGSNFNFNISHSGNTVVCVFSKQEIGVDIEEIHEIDYSLFENVFSSGEFAEINRDGLDKFYEFWTRKESVIKAIGKGMSIPLTEIEINRGYTTYGGDTWYTKSFKIDNKYCSITTKRDQIRAQETQVIF